GGGTCCGTCCCGGCATCGACCTGGAGCACAGCTCCGGTGTGACGTTCCCGGGGTTCGACGTCGTTGCCCTCACCCCTGCCGAACGGGAGCGGCTCAATACGCTTCCCCCCGACCAGGCAACGGGCTGGCGGGCTGCTGCCTGGGCGCGCAAGGAAGCGCTGCTCAAATCACGCGGTACCGGGTTGCGGGTCGATCCGGCTACGGTGGAGGCTTTCGCGGAGCCCGGGGACGGCATTGTCCTTATTGAACTGGACACGGTTGCACTGGGCCTGCCTGCGGGATTCGCCGCCGCGCTAGCTGTTCCGGGAACCGCTTAGCAACAAAGGGCCAGGAGATCACTTTGGGCCGCCGGCCGGAAGTGCCGGCAGCGCTTCCTGGTACAGCCACGGGTGCAGCAGCGCTTCCGTGTCGAGGCCTGTCGCGTGGTCCGCGGTGAGAATGAACTGCGCCGTCGAGACCGAGCCGTGGCGGTACTGCCCCGCCCACTCATGCAGCAGCGAAAAAAACGCCAGGTCGCCGCAGCGCAGGCGGAGGGCGTGCAGCGCCAAGGCCCCGCGTTTGTACACCCGGTCATCGAACATCAGCTCCGGACCGGGGTCGCCCACGAGCAGGTCCTGCGCGCCG
This genomic window from Arthrobacter sp. EM1 contains:
- a CDS encoding 4'-phosphopantetheinyl transferase superfamily protein; translated protein: MAFLDQAERARAAGLKDDPTRRDFVAGRIALRAFAAGILAVHPGELTAAYVCPDCGTGPENDHGRPGYRIAGLPAGLNLSLSRSRGWALLAAVHTREPGVRPGIDLEHSSGVTFPGFDVVALTPAERERLNTLPPDQATGWRAAAWARKEALLKSRGTGLRVDPATVEAFAEPGDGIVLIELDTVALGLPAGFAAALAVPGTA